CCTACATCCGGCGGGCAAGGCGCTGATCGTGGTCTTGGCGGTGGTCGATGCGGGGCTGCGTGCCCTGGCGCTGCGGGACCTCTCTGGCCGCGACGCTCAACAGGTGAACGGCCCACGCTGGCTGTGGCGCACCGCGCTCGGTGTGGTGTCATCCTCAGGTCTTCTGCCGGTCGCGTACTTCGTGAAGGGCCGCAAGCCGGCGGTCGTCACACCGATCAGGTAGGCCGTCGGCCCGTCAGCGACCGGCGGCGCGCTGCGCCTTGATGCGACGCTCCTCGGTCAACACATTCTGGAAACTCTCACGCTCGGCGACCAACCAGTCCGGCTTGTCTTCCAGCAGTGCGTTGATCTGCTCGGTGGTCAACGCTTCGGTGACACCGCCGCGGGCCAACCCCGCAATGGACACACCCAGCTTGGCGGCCACCAAGTTTTTCGGGTGCGGCCCGTTCTTGCGAAGATCCTTCAGCCACTGTGGCGGGTCCTCTTGCAGAGCGGCGAGCTCGGCGCGGGTGATGGAGTTCTCGCGGAACTCCGCCGGGGTGGCGGGCAGATACACGTCCAGCTTCTTGGCCGCGGTGGCCGACTTCATGGACTGCGTATTCTGCCTACTCATGAAACCAGCGTATCGGTAGCCTGACCAGGTGACCCAGCCAAGCCTTGCCGTCGGGTACATCCCCGGTGCGACTCCGGCGAGATGGGCACGCGTTTGGGCCGAGCGCCACCCCGATATCGAATTGCGACTGAGCGCGGTGGAGGCGGCCGGCGCTGCCGACGCCGTGCGAACGGGCGCCGTCGACGTCGCCATATTGCGGCCGGACGCCGATTCCAGCGGGCTGGCCGTCATACCGCTCTACGCCGAGACCACGGTGGTGGTGGTACCTGCGGATCATCTGTTGACAGCCCTCGACGAGGTATCTGCAGCTGACCTCGCCGACGAACCCGTCGTCATACCCTTCGACGATGTCGTCGGCTGGTCGGCCGGTACCGCAGTGCAGCATCGGCCGGACACAACCAGGGACGCAACAGAACTCGTCGCCGCTGGTATGGCGTTGTTGATCGTCCCGCAATCACTGGCGCGGCTGCACCACCGCAAGGATCTCAGCTACCGACCGATATCGGACGCGCCCACCTGCCCCGTGGCGCTCGCTTTTCCCGATGGTGAACAGACCCCGCTGGTCGAGGAATTCATCGGCATCGTGCGTGGTCGCAAATCGAGCTCATCGAGGGGTCGCGTCGAACCGGCACCCAAGCGCACCGCGCGCGAGAAGACGCTGGCAAAACAAGCTGCGCGCGCCGCGGCAGGCAAGACCGCGCGTAAACCGGTCAAGCGGGGTCGCCGGTGAGTGCCGAACCGCTGGGCGCGGGTCAGGCCGAGTAGTAGTCGTTGCCTCGGGAGAACTCGACGAAGACACAGTCGTGCTCTCCGACGGTCCACGCGTCGTGGCCGGGCGGCAACAGCATCACATCGCCGGCGGCGAAGATTTCCTCCGTGCCGTCGGTCATGCGGACAGCGAGCTTGCCGGCCAGCACCAGGGCGACGTGCGGTAGTTCGCACAACTCGGTGCCCGCATAATCCTTGAGGTCGTTTGACCAACGCGCCCCTCGCGCGAAGGTCACTTCGGTGACCGAGACGCCGTCCAGCTCGGCGGTGCGCTTGGAGATCAAACCGTGAACGTCGCTCGGGATGTCGGCAAGTCGCGCCTTCTGCATCGCCGGGTTGGCAGCCACCATTGCATATCTCCATTCACCGAGGAAACGGTCGTGAGACCACCGTTTTTACCGCGCCGACGAGTGTACGTGGCGACACTGTCGTGACAGCTGCCCGGCACACCTCGTGACCCTGGGCCAAGGAGCAACTCAAATCGTCAGCGTGCCATCGTCATTGATGGTCCAGTCCGGGTTGAGAGCGACCTCCCAGACGTGGCCGTCCAGATCGGCGAAGTAGCCGGAGTAACCGCCCCAGAAGACCTTTTCGGCGGGCTTGAGGATGGTGCCGCCGGCAGCGGCGGCCTGCTCCAGCACGGCATCGACGTCGGCCTCGGATCGCTGATTGATGGCGATGGTGATGCCGGAGAACCGGCCGTCGACCTGATGCCGAGCGTCCGCGGCCAGCTCCGCGCGCCCGAACAGCGCCAGTGCAATGCCGGGGAGCTGGTAGAAGACCACCCCGCCAGGAGTGGCGGCGGGCTTCCAACCAAGCCCCTGCTCGTAGAACCCGCGGGCCCTTTCCAGATCGTCTACGCCGAGGGTGATCAGGCTGATGCGCTGTTCCATATGCCGAAGGCTACGCACGCGCACCGACACATCCGGTGTCACCGCTCGTCCGGTCGGCCCGGGGCGTAGGTGCCGACAGACCACTGGCGCCCCTCGTGGTCGAGGAGCTCGGTCCTAAAGTTGCCCCAGTCCGTCATCTCCGGCGCGATCAACACGGTCGTTCCCGCTCGCACTGCGTGCGCGTGCGCGGCGTCCACCGCGGCGGCATCATCGACCACCAGGTAGAGCCCGCTTCCGACACAGTCGCCCTTCGGCCGGGGCACGTCGTAGCCGCGGTCATCGTGCTGCAGGCACACCACCGCAGCACCGCGCCGCATCTCGACGTGGAAGAGCTGTCGGCCGTCACCGAAACTACGCACCACGGCGAACCCGAGAACATCGGATATCCACCGCTGCGCCGACTCGAGGTCGCGGTAACAAAGGAACGCGGTCAGCTGCGCGGAGTCCATTGCCCCGGTCTACCCGAGGCCACCGACATCTACTTGATGGAGTGCTGCGGACCCTGTGCCTTCTTGTACAGCGCCTTGAGCATCCGATCCCGGAACGCGGCATTGTCGATGAGCTTGATACCGGCATCGGCAAGCTTCGGGTAGCCGATCAGCTTGTGCATGTACCGGCCCCGGCGATACTCCTTACCCCACGCCGCCTCCATGCGCTGGGCGTAATTGGTGAAATCGTCGGGTCCGCCGTTGGTCAGCGCAGCGACCGCGCATTCGCCGGCGGCCAATCCCGATTCCAGGGCCTTGGAGATACCCGCACCCGAGGCCGGTTTGCCTGCGCCGAGCGAGTCGCCGGTGAACAGCACGCCCGGACGCCACGGCGGCCAGGCGGTGAAACCCATCGGCAGGCGCCAGGCCCGCACGCTCTTGTTCTTCTTGAGCTCTTCGATGGGCGGCGCTTCCCACTCCGCGGGCAGGCTACGCAGGAACTCGCCGAGGAACTGGGTGGCATTGATGGCCTGCCAGTTCTTGTAGCTGTTCACATAGCCCAGGCCGATGTTGAAGACGTTGTTGCCCATCGGGAACACCCATCCGTACCCGGGCAGCTGGTCGCCCTGGAACAACAGCTTCAGATAGATGTCGAGGCTGTCGTTGTCGGGCCGGTTCAGGTGCATCTCGGACCGGATCGCGATGGCGGAGTAACCGTTGTAATCCGAGTCGATCTTCAGCGCACGCTTGATGGGGGAGTAGGCGCCGTCGGCGGCGATCACGGCATCGCCGAGCACCTTCTCCCCACTTTTGAGCACGACGCCGACGACCCGGCCACTGGCGTCGATCTCGGGTCCGGCAACCTCGGCGCCCTGGCGGATCTCGGCACCGGCGGACTCGGCGTGCTTGAGCAGCACCGTGTCCAGGTGCTCGCGAGCCACGGTGTGGCCGTGGTCGGGCATCCCCGGACGGCGCGGGAAGGACAATTCCCAGGCGCTCGGGCTGTAGACCGTGACCTTGTTGACCCTGTGATAGGTCGCGACCTCGTCGGCCAGGCCCATCTTCTGCAGGTAGCTCACGGCGCGGGCGGTCAGCCCGTCACCGCAGGGTTTCGACCGCGGGAACTCTGCCTTGTCCAGCACCACCACGCGGGCGCCGGTCTGTGCGGCCTGCCACGCAGCGGCTGAGCCAGAAGGGCCGCCACCTGCGATCACTACGTCATATCGGGCTGTCATTCGCTCGTCTCGGTGAGTGTGGGCATGACATGGCGATGCTACTCGTATGCTTCGCCGACTGTCGCGCGAGCAAAGTTCCGGGCGGAATGGTCGGCGGCGCGAAGCGGGGCTGTCCGAGCAGGTCAGCGGACCCTCCCGGTACAGTAGTCGGGTGCGCAGACCATCCATTCCGCTCACCGGGCAGCCCGGGGTGAAGGTTGACGCGCGCAGCGAGCGATGGCGTGAGCACCGCAAGAAGGTCCGCGCGGAGATCGTCGAGGCGGCGTTCCGTGCCATCGATCGGCTCGGACCCAACGTCAGCGTGCGGGAGATCGCCGAAGAGGCGGGGACCGCGAAGCCGAAGATTTACCGGCACTTCACCGACAAGTCCGACATGTTCGCCCAGATCGGCGAGCGGATGCGGGACATGTTGTATGCGGCCGTCATCCCGTCGATCAACATCGAATCCGACTCGGCGCGCCAGGTGATCGGTCGCGCCGTCGAACACTATGTCGAGCTGGTCGACCAGCACCCCAATGTGGTGCGGTTCCTACTGCAGGGGCGGTTCGCCGACCAATCGGCGGCCGCCATGTCCACCGTCAACCGCGGGCGGGACATCACGCTGGCCATCGCCGAGATGGTCAGCGGTGAACTCAAGGATATGAACCTCAAGCCCGAGGTGTTCGAACTGGCGGCGTTCGCGCTCTTCGGCACCGCCGCCTCGGCCACCGACTGGTGGCTCGGGGGCAGCGAAGACAACGCCCGTCGGATGCCCGCCGAGGATTTCGTGGCGCACATGACGACGATCATGATGGGTGCGGTCAACGGGACTGCCGAGCTGATGGGCGTCGAGATCGACCCTGACCAGCCGATCCACGATGCGGTTCGGCGCCAGGACGGCGCCGAACCCGCGGCCGGCTGAGTCCGATCAACGACACGCCAGAACACAAGTTCTGGTGTTGGCGCGCGTTGTCGGCCCCCAGTTGTAGTGTCGTGGCAGCACTCACCACGTAGCGAATTGGGGTCCAAGGTGTCCGATG
This DNA window, taken from Mycolicibacterium neoaurum, encodes the following:
- a CDS encoding DUF5997 family protein, with amino-acid sequence MSRQNTQSMKSATAAKKLDVYLPATPAEFRENSITRAELAALQEDPPQWLKDLRKNGPHPKNLVAAKLGVSIAGLARGGVTEALTTEQINALLEDKPDWLVAERESFQNVLTEERRIKAQRAAGR
- a CDS encoding LysR family substrate-binding domain-containing protein — its product is MTQPSLAVGYIPGATPARWARVWAERHPDIELRLSAVEAAGAADAVRTGAVDVAILRPDADSSGLAVIPLYAETTVVVVPADHLLTALDEVSAADLADEPVVIPFDDVVGWSAGTAVQHRPDTTRDATELVAAGMALLIVPQSLARLHHRKDLSYRPISDAPTCPVALAFPDGEQTPLVEEFIGIVRGRKSSSSRGRVEPAPKRTAREKTLAKQAARAAAGKTARKPVKRGRR
- a CDS encoding VOC family protein, with protein sequence MEQRISLITLGVDDLERARGFYEQGLGWKPAATPGGVVFYQLPGIALALFGRAELAADARHQVDGRFSGITIAINQRSEADVDAVLEQAAAAGGTILKPAEKVFWGGYSGYFADLDGHVWEVALNPDWTINDDGTLTI
- a CDS encoding VOC family protein, which produces MDSAQLTAFLCYRDLESAQRWISDVLGFAVVRSFGDGRQLFHVEMRRGAAVVCLQHDDRGYDVPRPKGDCVGSGLYLVVDDAAAVDAAHAHAVRAGTTVLIAPEMTDWGNFRTELLDHEGRQWSVGTYAPGRPDER
- a CDS encoding NAD(P)/FAD-dependent oxidoreductase, with the translated sequence MTARYDVVIAGGGPSGSAAAWQAAQTGARVVVLDKAEFPRSKPCGDGLTARAVSYLQKMGLADEVATYHRVNKVTVYSPSAWELSFPRRPGMPDHGHTVAREHLDTVLLKHAESAGAEIRQGAEVAGPEIDASGRVVGVVLKSGEKVLGDAVIAADGAYSPIKRALKIDSDYNGYSAIAIRSEMHLNRPDNDSLDIYLKLLFQGDQLPGYGWVFPMGNNVFNIGLGYVNSYKNWQAINATQFLGEFLRSLPAEWEAPPIEELKKNKSVRAWRLPMGFTAWPPWRPGVLFTGDSLGAGKPASGAGISKALESGLAAGECAVAALTNGGPDDFTNYAQRMEAAWGKEYRRGRYMHKLIGYPKLADAGIKLIDNAAFRDRMLKALYKKAQGPQHSIK
- a CDS encoding TetR/AcrR family transcriptional regulator, with the protein product MRRPSIPLTGQPGVKVDARSERWREHRKKVRAEIVEAAFRAIDRLGPNVSVREIAEEAGTAKPKIYRHFTDKSDMFAQIGERMRDMLYAAVIPSINIESDSARQVIGRAVEHYVELVDQHPNVVRFLLQGRFADQSAAAMSTVNRGRDITLAIAEMVSGELKDMNLKPEVFELAAFALFGTAASATDWWLGGSEDNARRMPAEDFVAHMTTIMMGAVNGTAELMGVEIDPDQPIHDAVRRQDGAEPAAG